Proteins encoded in a region of the Acipenser ruthenus chromosome 11, fAciRut3.2 maternal haplotype, whole genome shotgun sequence genome:
- the LOC131739348 gene encoding heparin cofactor 2-like — protein sequence MWFLVIVAVASLVPSPTHCGVKELGLHFDLTKQEDVKPVPLEEIPTDYHKENTLTNTLLGEELEEEDYIDFDKLFAEDDDYIDMIDEIESPATDVDIVIETTDPQIKRAKLHKLFQGKSRIQRLNTVNADFGFNLYRSLRNGANQSDNILLAPVGISTVMGMIDLGTKDQTHQQIFHTLGFEDFVNASSKYEDVTVHNLFRKLTHRLFRRNFGYTLRSVNDLYVESQHALVDVFRNNIKNYYFAEAQSVDFKDPSFLAKTNQRVAKLTKGLIKEALKTVNPDTLMMILNCLYFKGTWENKFPADLTHHRSFRLNDKETVKVSMMQTKGNFLAAADHDLECDVLQLPYVGNIYMLIVIPRKLSGMRSLERQLSSEVVNKWVHSMTNRTREVVFPKFKLQKNYNLIGSLKELGLTDLFEGNANFSGMTDQEIAIDMFNHQGTITVNEEGTEAAAVTKVGFMPLSAQIRFIVDRPFLFLIYEQRTNCLLFMGRVANPAKD from the exons ATGTGGTTCTTAGTCATTGTCGCTGTGGCATCTCTCGTCCCTTCACCCACACACTGTGGTGTCAAAGAACTAGGTCTCCACTTTGATTTAACCAAACAAGAAGATGTCAAGCCTGTACCACTGGAAGAAATCCCAACCGACTACCATAAAGAAAACACCCTGACAAACACTCTGCTAGGCGAAGAGCTAGAGGAAGAAGATTACATCGATTTCGACAAGCTGTTTGCCGAAGACGACGACTACATTGATATGATAGACGAGATTGAAAGCCCGGCTACTGATGTGGACATTGTCATTGAGACCACGGATCCACAAATCAAGAGGGCCAAACTGCACAAACTATTCCAAGGCAAATCCAGGATCCAGCGTCTCAACACTGTCAACGCTGACTTCGGGTTCAATCTCTACAGGAGCCTCAGGAACGGCGCCAACCAGTCCGATAACATCCTGTTAGCTCCGGTGGGCATTTCCACCGTCATGGGCATGATTGACCTAGGGACCAAGGATCAAACCCATCAACAGATATTCCACACCCTGGGCTTTGAAGACTTTGTGAACGCAAGCTCTAAATACGAGGACGTGACCGTCCACAACCTCTTCCGCAAACTGACCCATCGACTTTTCCGACGTAATTTCGGCTACACCCTGCGCTCGGTGAACGATCTGTACGTGGAAAGCCAGCACGCCCTGGTCGACGTGTTcagaaataatattaaaaactaCTACTTTGCCGAGGCCCAGTCGGTTGACTTCAAGGACCCTTCTTTCCTTGCCAAAACAAATCAACGTGTAGCAAAGCTTACAAAAGGCTTGATTAAAGAAGCCCTGAAGACCGTCAATCCTGACACACTAATGATGATACTCAACTGCCTCTACTTTAAAG GGACTTGGGAAAACAAATTTCCTGCAGATCTGACACACCACCGTAGCTTCCGCCTGAACGACAAGGAGACTGTGAAGGTTTCCATGATGCAGACCAAAGGGAATTTTCTAGCAGCAGCCGATCATGACCTGGAGTGTGACGTTCTGCAGCTGCCCTACGTTGGCAACATCTACATGCTGATCGTGATCCCACGCAAGCTCTCTGGGATGAGGAGCTTGGAGCGACAGCTGTCCTCAGAGGTGGTCAACAAATGGGTGCACAGCATGACAAACAG AACCCGAGAAGTAGTTTTCCCAAAATTTAAACTGCAGAAGAATTACAACCTGATTGGATCCCTAAAGGAGCTGGGACTCACAGACCTGTTTGAGGGGAATGCAAACTTCTCTGGAATGACAGACCAGGAAATAGCAATCGACATG TTCAACCACCAAGGTACAATCACCGTGAATGAAGAAGGCACTGAGGCAGCAGCTGTGACCAAAGTAGGCTTCATGCCGCTCTCTGCTCAGATCCGTTTCATTGTGGACAGACCCTTCCTCTTTCTCATCTATGAGCAACGCACCAACTGCCTGCTCTTCATGGGCAGAGTGGCCAACCCAGCAAAGGACTGA